TGGTCGAAGCCCACCGCACGTACATTCCCAGGAAGAACCAGGGAGAttctctgctcctctgcttTTCCTATGGAGCCGGTGGCTTTAGCCGAAGAAGCCGTTGCGTCCGTGTTTTCCATCAGCGCCTGCCCTGCCGTCGTGTTCTTTGAGGGGGTGGTTGCCATGTCGTCAATGCCCGGTTGTCCGTCCGCTGCCTCTTCGTCTACTGTTCCCTCAGCCTccatcctctgctctctcctgatCACAGTAAAGTTCTTGAACATCCCTGCTGGAGCCGACCATGTGAGGGTGAAGCTGTACGAGGACACGTTGGAGACCTTCACAGAACCCAGACCCCCTCCGGATTTCCTGCttgtgtgctgttgtgttgcCGTATCCCCGGTTACCTGGACGAGCGTCTCCTTAGCGGACGCCTCTCCATGTTCTACACTGGTCACGTTCACTGAAGTCTGGCTCTTCTGTGTACCTTTTGCTTTCCCGGAGCCAACCTTGCTTGTCTGAGTTTTGGCAGCCTTTCCATCCCCGTGTGACTTGATCACCGCTGTATGGTTGGCTGTGGGCGTGGGCTTGTCTTTGGCGCTCAGTGTAGCGTTGGTTGTAGAAGACTTTGTAACCAAAAACGGATCGACTGGAGTGTCTTTGGTTGACTTTGCATCAGCAGACTGATTGACTAAAGTTGTCAAATCACTTGTCAAAACTGAAGTTGCAGACTTGTCTTTGGTGATCGTTGTTGTACCCCTGCCTGTCGCAGGCTTTGTGACTCTAGACTGAGTAGTCCTAACCTCTGTAAGAATGGTAGTTTCTGTGTTAGGCTTCAAATCGCTCAATGTTTTAAGTGAAGTCTTCTGACTGACCGAAGTTGTTGGCTTGTCTTTGCTGTCAGTGGTACCAGTGGTTTTCACAGTTTTGGATGCGGTTGAAACCACTGTTTTAACACCACTTGAATGGGTTTTAACTGTAGTTATATGATCGACTGCAGACACTTGCTTATCTTTGCCTGTTGTGTTACCACCAGTGGCGTTTTTTGTTGCCGTGGAGAGCACTGTTTTAGCCAATGTGAGGGCAGGCTTAACATCACTTGAAAGTGTTTTCACTGAAGTAGTCTGCTTGTCTTTACCGGCAGTGGTTCTACTTAAAATAGCTTTCCCAGAGCTGATCTTGGTCGTTTGAGTCTTTTTGTTATCAACAGTCTGCACCACATGTGAATTGTTAACACTCCCGGTTTTGACCTCTTTAATCAGTGTATGGGCAGATGATTGGGTGACATCTTTCTCAGCCAGTGTGGAAGGATGTAGGGACTTCTTCACGTCAGATGTTTCAATGGCCTTGGTCAAAAGAGTCTGAACTTTGGCAGTACCATTGGTCACTTCCTGAGCCCCCAATGTCACATTTGTCTGTGGCTGGTCTTGCAGCTGGCCAGCGGTAGCATGTGCTTTAGCCATGACCCCTTCTTTCATCATCACCTGTTTGGCTTCAGATTTGGGTGGGAGTTCTTTGCTGGCCAGGACTGTAGTTCTCCCTTTACGGGCCTCCTCCTGCTTCGTGCCCTTGTGTTTCAGAAGAACCTGACCCACGGTCAGCTGGACAGACTTTCTGGCGCTTGCAGAgtttttggtatttattttgGCAGCGGTAGTCGCTTGTCTTGCTTGGGTTTTCACTGTGCTCACCTTCCCAGGTGTGGCCAGAGTTAGAGTCTGCACTTTTTTCTGGGAAAGCGTTTGCTCTGCCTTTGTGTTCTTGTCCTGGGGTATCTTCACCATCTCTACGTTCGTCTTGACCTTCCCTTTGTCCCCTTCTGAAATATAACAACAGCAACTGAGTTTGAGGAATGCGTGAACCATTTTCACTGCAATGACAAAAAACAATTGACTTCATGGAAATATTTCAGGGTTTTATGGCGAAGCCAGTTACGGACTCACTTGTTTCACAGTTGACTCCAGGAGCACACCTACTGCAGTCAGGGCCTTGGAACCccaccgaacacacacatctccccatCTCACATTCACCATTTCCATTACATTCGTTTGGACACTTCCCTGGATGGAAAGAAAAGAAGACAAGCAGCACATGAGTATTTTAAGTGACAATGGGCAGAATTAAGAAAATACCAACGCAAACATGTTTTCTCTTTACTTGCTATGTTTGCGGGCGGTCAACAACCAGCATCCTGAGCCAACACGCTAGAGTCGTGTCACAACTCATTCCCTTTATTTACCTTTTTACAAATGCAGTAGATCATTTTACTTTGCttaaataatatattagtaaatcTTACACATTATGACTTTAAAAGCGAACACATGCAAAACATTCATGAAGAAAGCGTGTGTTAAAGAGGACTCCATCCGTACGTTGACCTTTCAGAGCGGCCATCTCCTTCTCCAGTCGCTCTACACGTATCCTCAGAGCCTCCATCTCAGCCTGGCAGCTCTCGGAGCAGCCTGCAGGAACCAGGCTGATCTTATGGGTCACCACCAGGGGAGAGCCAGGCTTCAGCTTCACCTCCTGCTCCGTGGTGTGGACGCCGTCACACCTCTCGCTGGTCCCGGCGTCCTTCGGCCCACTGGTCACCGCGGGCGTTTTGATGGCTTTGGCAGACCTCACATTACTGGTTGAGGTCTGATTGACTGAGGTCGTCGGCCTGTCCTTGCTGGCTGGTTTAGTTATTATAAGGCCGGGCTTCTCTGTGACGGCCTCGCTTGAAGGTGTGTGCGTCGACTGAACTCCCTGAAAGACGGTTGGGCCGGAAATGCTGATTGCAGGAGATTTCATCGAGGTGGTTTGATTTGTTGAAGCTGTAAGCTTGTTTTTAGCGGTTTTGGCGGCACCATCTGTGACAGCAGCAACAAGTTTGTTTTTAATGATTTTGACATCACGAGTGGGAGGAGTTCTGAGAGTGGAGGTCTTATTAATGGCGTGCTTGTCCTTAATGGCCGCTGGCACTGTCTTTGGTGAGGTTGAAGGGAGGGCGTGGCTTAACGCGGACGCTTTCTTCGACTTCGTGGTCTTTGTCCCGTTGACCACCACAGGTTTCTGCTTGACCATCAGGGGGGCGGGAGTCGTTGGGTCTGCTACATTTGCCTTTGGGGAGGCCAGAGTGGTCTGTTTGGCAAGAGCGGGAATGTATTTCAGGATAGAAGGGGCGACAGTGGCATCGGATTTGATCGTGTCACTTCCCGTGGAGTTCCTCTTCTCGTTGGCTGCGGTGTGACGTGCGGGGACAGAAGTGATGAGCAggacaagacagagagagagcagcatttTGAAACAGAAGCAGAAATCCTCTGGAGGCCTCGGGTATATGAACTCAAGGACAAGTTCCGTCCAGTACACGTCCTCTGTGAAACAGCAAGCGGGAGTCTTTCCTAGAGGAGAattcagaaagaaagaaaagtcaAACTTGGTGGAAGCAGACGGTTTCATTTCAGAAAAGTCGTTTTTTTGTGAACCACCCAGCTCTAGGCGTATACAGAGCCCCCATTCACTACTGACCTCACCGACCACATCATGCACACCACCACTGACACACTCTCTTGATTAACCCATCTCAGCAGATCTAACTCTActcaccttaaccctaaccctactaacccccctcacactaaccctactaaccttaacccaacTAACCCTACTCCTAATTACCTCCCAGCTGATTCATGGTTGAGGCCCAGATTAAAGGAAGGTTTAGACTGAAGTTTTGACTCATTAGGACATCTATTTATACTGTTTATAATTTCCCATTCGGTAATCAAAGCTTTTAGGGCCACCAAGCACAATGATATCTTCACTCAAACATCCGGTGACATTCATCGCTCGTGGACCGCTAGACAAACACCCCTCAAGTGTTTCCAATAGCGACCACTGTGCATCGATTCACCGGCGATATTGGAGTGAGTAAAGTAAATCTCCATAGAGCGGCGGTTTgagcaggaaggagagagggctgTAGGGTCTGTAGAGAGGCCCAACAGAGCCCTCCTGTATCAGCAGAGCACACTGCCTCTTTCACCCACATAACCCCCTCACACATCCACAACTCACCGAGGAGGCAAGCCGTCCATCAGGTGGAGACTGGATACTCCTGTACATTCACactactctactgtactgtgtATGGATGCTACCTCAACTACATCCCAACGGGTGCATTGGGAATGCGGAAATGGGATGTATGAATGAATTGGTTTAATCAACTCATTTCGGTCAGGGTCGTCACTAAAACAGAATATTTGCAGTATTTCGTTATCTTTGTCATTCACTTCAGAATTGTAATAATTTTTGCAGCCCAATTGTAGGATTGTTGCTATTCATGCATGTCAATACATCAACTTTTTAACCATAGCTTTaacctttttatttaaatattttaaatattattttgcgGCTTATTCATACCCAACATTTTGCAATTGTATTATATGTAGTTTCCTTCAATTAAGTCATTCAATGCTATTCAATTCATTATTCAATTGGGAATTACTgaaaatttaaatttaaatttgtGTGCAATCTAACGCATAGGACATgacaaaatacacatgcacattgaAATAAGTATGGGTACCAGAGTAATACCACAGTAATAAACAGTAATTCAACATTTTAACCACAGTAATCCCACAGTAATACCAGAGTAATACCACAGTAGTACCACAGTAATATCACAGTAATATCACAGCAATAGATAGTAATACCACAGTTTAACCACCGTTTTACCGCAGTAGTACCACAGCAATGCAAGTTAtagcacagtaatacacaggtTTACCACAGTAGTACACTGTTGTACCCCAGTAACACCACCGCAATACAAGTTTTACCACAATAAtacccagtaatacacagcTTTACCCCAGTAATAGCAGAAACATGCGTGAGAACGGCTGACCTACTGGGAGGTGGAGGCTCTAGGTGTGCCGGTCTGCTCCCTCCATGGACTGAAGCTCACTGAGACCCGCTGGAGCCGAGGGGGAGAAGAGCAGCGGGAAGGGGAGAACCTGAACGTGTGCTCTCACTGAAGaccccccacaccctccaccaccacctccacctcccctcatcacctccacctcccctcatcacctccacctcccctcatcacctccacctcccctcatcacctccacctcccctcatcacctccacctccacctccacctcccccaccacctccacctcccctcatcacctccacctcccctcatcacctccacctcccccaccacctccacctcccctcatcacctccacctcccctcatcacctccacctcccccaccacctccacctcccctcatcacctccacctcccctcatcacctccacctcccctcatcacctccacctcccctcatcacctccacctcccctcatcacctccacctccccccatcacctccacctcccctcatcacctccacctcccctcatcacctccacctcccctcatcacctccacctccccccatcacctccacctcccctcatcacctccacctcccctcatcacctccacctcccctcatcacctccacctcccctcatcacctccacctcccctcatcacctcctctaaccccaccacctcctcttaccccaccacctcctcttaccccatcacctcctcttaccccatcacctcctcttaccccatcacctcctcttaccccatcacctcctcttaccccaccacctccacctccccccatcacctcctcttaccccaccacctcctcttaccccaccacctcctcttaccccatcacctcctctaaccccaccacctcctcttaccccaccacctccacctcccctcatcacctcctcttaccccaccacctcctcttaccccatcacctcctcttaccccatcacctcctcttaccccaccacctccacctcccctcatcacctcctcttaccccaccacctcctcttaccccaccacctcctcttaccccaccacctccacctcccctcatcacctcctttgccccatcacctcctcttaccccaccacctcctcttaccccaccacctcctcttacCCCATCACCTCCTACCCCACCAGTATAATTAATCTATTGTGATTATTAACTTACAATTAAAAAGGGGGAGTCAACATCAATCAGGTAATAAGTAGGGGGTTAAAAATGTGCTGATGTGTCTTTGTCACAAAACACAACCTTAGTTAAAGCAGACATATTTAGTTAAGCAGACAACCATAGTTAAAGCAGCCATGCCTCGTTAAGGCAGACATCCCTCGTTAAGGCAGACATCCCTCATTAAAGCAGACATCCCTCGTTAAGGCAGACATCCCTAGTTAAAGCAGGCATGCCTAGTTAAGGCAGACATCTCTAGTTAAAGCGGATCTCCCTAGTTAAGCCATACCTGCCTAGTTAAAGCAGACATCCATAGTTAAATCAGGTCTCCCTAGTTAAGGAAGACATCCCTACTTCAAGCAGATCTCCCTAGTTAAGGCGGACCTCCCTAGTTAAGGCAGATCTCCCTAGTTAAGGCAGACATCCCTAGTTAAGGCAGATCTACCTAGTTAAGCAGACATCCTTGACGCCTAGTCGACCTCTGGTTGAATGCAGCCCCCTCAGAGGTCCGGTTCATCTGACTACGTATAGTTTAACACTGCGTGTATTCAGCCCTGATTCTGG
Above is a genomic segment from Gadus morhua chromosome 6, gadMor3.0, whole genome shotgun sequence containing:
- the tnxba gene encoding tenascin isoform X2, translated to MLLSLCLVLLITSVPARHTAANEKRNSTGSDTIKSDATVAPSILKYIPALAKQTTLASPKANVADPTTPAPLMVKQKPVVVNGTKTTKSKKASALSHALPSTSPKTVPAAIKDKHAINKTSTLRTPPTRDVKIIKNKLVAAVTDGAAKTAKNKLTASTNQTTSMKSPAISISGPTVFQGVQSTHTPSSEAVTEKPGLIITKPASKDRPTTSVNQTSTSNVRSAKAIKTPAVTSGPKDAGTSERCDGVHTTEQEVKLKPGSPLVVTHKISLVPAGCSESCQAEMEALRIRVERLEKEMAALKGKCPNECNGNGECEMGRCVCSVGFQGPDCSRCAPGVNCETKGDKGKVKTNVEMVKIPQDKNTKAEQTLSQKKVQTLTLATPGKVSTVKTQARQATTAAKINTKNSASARKSVQLTVGQVLLKHKGTKQEEARKGRTTVLASKELPPKSEAKQVMMKEGVMAKAHATAGQLQDQPQTNVTLGAQEVTNGTAKVQTLLTKAIETSDVKKSLHPSTLAEKDVTQSSAHTLIKEVKTGSVNNSHVVQTVDNKKTQTTKISSGKAILSRTTAGKDKQTTSVKTLSSDVKPALTLAKTVLSTATKNATGGNTTGKDKQVSAVDHITTVKTHSSGVKTVVSTASKTVKTTGTTDSKDKPTTSVSQKTSLKTLSDLKPNTETTILTEVRTTQSRVTKPATGRGTTTITKDKSATSVLTSDLTTLVNQSADAKSTKDTPVDPFLVTKSSTTNATLSAKDKPTPTANHTAVIKSHGDGKAAKTQTSKVGSGKAKGTQKSQTSVNVTSVEHGEASAKETLVQVTGDTATQQHTSRKSGGGLGSVKVSNVSSYSFTLTWSAPAGMFKNFTVIRREQRMEAEGTVDEEAADGQPGIDDMATTPSKNTTAGQALMENTDATASSAKATGSIGKAEEQRISLVLPGNVRAVGFDHLQANTRYLLQIFGTASGRRSKIHRTSITTGPEPPTEMVFSNVTESSVTVSWSKPKSAFTGFRVTYTNSITGESSFEAVEFQHSHVVLSHLGAGSSYIITVTTSQGHAQSDALTSHITTVPAPPLQFRVVDVTDTRALLRWTPSPGRVDRFIISYESAKIPNVTVTVMVSGRAVEHQLRALQRGTVYRVKALSQKNSFQSQAVSTTFTTASTVKPSAVGPRSAVITWKTSSISYQRYRITYHVVGEESKEVILDPTVTEYRLTRLQPASRYVVLVQGERDGLYTSVVTSEFVTGTLRFPSPADCSEELQNGARPSGEADIYPQGREGGAQRVYCDMETDGGGWTVFQRRMNGNTDFYRSWSEYRVGFGNVSQEFWIGNELLHHLTQAGPMAMRVELRAENETAYAHYSTFSVASEENHYSLQLSGFTGTAGDSMKYHNGRPFSTNDRDPDPLGIHCARAYMGGWWYKNCYKTNLNGLYGVSSNNQGVVWIDWKGKDSSLPSTEMKIRPAAFSPSTAQG
- the tnxba gene encoding tenascin isoform X1, which produces MLLSLCLVLLITSVPARHTAANEKRNSTGSDTIKSDATVAPSILKYIPALAKQTTLASPKANVADPTTPAPLMVKQKPVVVNGTKTTKSKKASALSHALPSTSPKTVPAAIKDKHAINKTSTLRTPPTRDVKIIKNKLVAAVTDGAAKTAKNKLTASTNQTTSMKSPAISISGPTVFQGVQSTHTPSSEAVTEKPGLIITKPASKDRPTTSVNQTSTSNVRSAKAIKTPAVTSGPKDAGTSERCDGVHTTEQEVKLKPGSPLVVTHKISLVPAGCSESCQAEMEALRIRVERLEKEMAALKGQRKCPNECNGNGECEMGRCVCSVGFQGPDCSRCAPGVNCETKGDKGKVKTNVEMVKIPQDKNTKAEQTLSQKKVQTLTLATPGKVSTVKTQARQATTAAKINTKNSASARKSVQLTVGQVLLKHKGTKQEEARKGRTTVLASKELPPKSEAKQVMMKEGVMAKAHATAGQLQDQPQTNVTLGAQEVTNGTAKVQTLLTKAIETSDVKKSLHPSTLAEKDVTQSSAHTLIKEVKTGSVNNSHVVQTVDNKKTQTTKISSGKAILSRTTAGKDKQTTSVKTLSSDVKPALTLAKTVLSTATKNATGGNTTGKDKQVSAVDHITTVKTHSSGVKTVVSTASKTVKTTGTTDSKDKPTTSVSQKTSLKTLSDLKPNTETTILTEVRTTQSRVTKPATGRGTTTITKDKSATSVLTSDLTTLVNQSADAKSTKDTPVDPFLVTKSSTTNATLSAKDKPTPTANHTAVIKSHGDGKAAKTQTSKVGSGKAKGTQKSQTSVNVTSVEHGEASAKETLVQVTGDTATQQHTSRKSGGGLGSVKVSNVSSYSFTLTWSAPAGMFKNFTVIRREQRMEAEGTVDEEAADGQPGIDDMATTPSKNTTAGQALMENTDATASSAKATGSIGKAEEQRISLVLPGNVRAVGFDHLQANTRYLLQIFGTASGRRSKIHRTSITTGPEPPTEMVFSNVTESSVTVSWSKPKSAFTGFRVTYTNSITGESSFEAVEFQHSHVVLSHLGAGSSYIITVTTSQGHAQSDALTSHITTVPAPPLQFRVVDVTDTRALLRWTPSPGRVDRFIISYESAKIPNVTVTVMVSGRAVEHQLRALQRGTVYRVKALSQKNSFQSQAVSTTFTTASTVKPSAVGPRSAVITWKTSSISYQRYRITYHVVGEESKEVILDPTVTEYRLTRLQPASRYVVLVQGERDGLYTSVVTSEFVTGTLRFPSPADCSEELQNGARPSGEADIYPQGREGGAQRVYCDMETDGGGWTVFQRRMNGNTDFYRSWSEYRVGFGNVSQEFWIGNELLHHLTQAGPMAMRVELRAENETAYAHYSTFSVASEENHYSLQLSGFTGTAGDSMKYHNGRPFSTNDRDPDPLGIHCARAYMGGWWYKNCYKTNLNGLYGVSSNNQGVVWIDWKGKDSSLPSTEMKIRPAAFSPSTAQG